The following proteins are co-located in the Paraburkholderia phytofirmans PsJN genome:
- a CDS encoding ABC transporter permease subunit produces MFRFVLRRIGMVIPTFIGITILAFALIHLIPGDPIEVMMGERGVDPAMHAAAMHRLGLDESLPMQYVHYIGRALHGDLGTSIITNTSVMGEFLARFPATVELSICAMLFALIVGLPAGVFAALRRGTVVDHGVMGTALTGYSMPIFWWGLILIMVFSVKLGWTPVSGRIAVEYDIPHVTGFMLIDAMMSTDEGAFKSALSHLILPAIVLGTIPLAVIARMTRSSMLEVLREDYIRTARAKGLSPGRVIVVHALRNALIPVVTVIGLQVGTLLAGAVLTETLFSWPGIGKWLIDAIGRRDYPVVQGGILMIATLVIVVNLVVDLLYGVLNPRIRHTR; encoded by the coding sequence ATGTTCCGCTTTGTTTTGCGCCGCATCGGCATGGTGATTCCGACTTTCATCGGCATCACGATCCTCGCGTTTGCGCTGATTCACCTGATACCGGGCGACCCCATCGAAGTGATGATGGGCGAGCGCGGCGTCGATCCCGCCATGCACGCCGCGGCAATGCACCGGCTCGGGCTCGACGAATCCCTGCCCATGCAGTACGTCCACTACATTGGGCGTGCGTTGCACGGCGACCTCGGCACCTCGATCATCACCAACACCAGCGTGATGGGCGAATTCCTCGCACGCTTTCCCGCCACCGTCGAACTGTCGATCTGCGCGATGCTGTTCGCACTGATCGTCGGCTTGCCTGCGGGCGTGTTCGCGGCCTTGCGGCGCGGCACGGTGGTCGACCACGGCGTGATGGGCACGGCCCTGACCGGCTACTCGATGCCGATCTTCTGGTGGGGCTTGATCCTCATCATGGTGTTCTCCGTGAAGCTCGGCTGGACGCCGGTGTCCGGCCGCATCGCGGTCGAATACGACATTCCGCACGTGACCGGCTTCATGCTGATCGACGCAATGATGTCCACCGACGAAGGCGCGTTCAAATCCGCGCTCAGTCACCTGATCCTGCCGGCTATCGTGCTCGGCACGATTCCGCTGGCGGTGATCGCGCGCATGACGCGTTCGTCGATGCTCGAAGTGCTGCGTGAGGACTACATTCGCACCGCGCGCGCGAAGGGCTTGTCGCCGGGGCGCGTGATCGTCGTGCATGCGTTGCGCAATGCGCTGATTCCGGTGGTGACGGTGATCGGTCTGCAGGTGGGCACGCTGCTCGCGGGCGCGGTGCTGACCGAGACGCTGTTTTCGTGGCCGGGTATCGGCAAGTGGCTGATCGACGCGATCGGCCGGCGCGACTACCCGGTGGTGCAGGGCGGTATTCTGATGATCGCCACGCTGGTGATCGTCGTGAACCTCGTCGTCGATTTGTTGTACGGCGTGCTGAACCCGCGCATCCGCCATACGAGGTAA
- the ahcY gene encoding adenosylhomocysteinase produces MNAAVIDSKNSQDFVVADMSLADWGRKELNIAETEMPGLVQTREEYKAQQPLKGARIAGSLHMTIQTGVLIETLTALGADVRWASCNIFSTQDHAAAAIAKAGTPVFAFKGESLDEYWEFSHRIFEWPNGEFANMILDDGGDATLLLILGSKAEKDRSVISKPTNEEEVALYKSIASHLDADPTWYSTRLAHIQGVTEETTTGVHRLYQMEKEGRLPFPAINVNDSVTKSKFDNLYGCRESLVDGIKRATDVMIAGKIAVVAGYGDVGKGCAQSLRGLGATVWVTEIDPICALQAAMEGYRVVTMEYAADKADIFVTATGNYHVIGHDHMKAMRHNAIVCNIGHFDSEIDVASTRQYQWDNIKPQVDHIIFPDGKRVILLAEGRLVNLGCATGHPSFVMSNSFTNQTLAQIELFTQGEKYENKVYVLPKHLDEKVARLHLARIGANLTVLSDDQAGYIGVDKNGPFKPNHYRY; encoded by the coding sequence ATGAACGCCGCTGTTATCGATTCCAAAAATTCCCAGGACTTCGTTGTTGCCGACATGTCGCTTGCCGACTGGGGCCGCAAGGAACTCAACATTGCCGAGACGGAAATGCCCGGTCTCGTGCAGACGCGCGAAGAGTACAAGGCGCAGCAACCGCTGAAAGGCGCGCGCATTGCAGGTTCGCTGCACATGACCATCCAGACCGGCGTGCTGATCGAAACGCTGACCGCGCTCGGCGCGGACGTGCGCTGGGCGTCGTGCAACATCTTCTCGACGCAGGATCACGCCGCCGCGGCGATCGCCAAGGCCGGCACGCCGGTGTTCGCATTCAAGGGCGAATCGCTCGACGAGTACTGGGAATTCTCGCACCGCATTTTCGAATGGCCGAACGGCGAATTCGCCAACATGATCCTCGACGATGGCGGCGATGCCACGTTGCTGCTGATCCTCGGTTCGAAGGCGGAAAAAGACCGCTCGGTGATCTCGAAGCCGACGAATGAAGAAGAAGTCGCGCTGTACAAGTCGATCGCCTCGCACCTCGACGCGGACCCGACATGGTACTCCACGCGCCTCGCGCACATCCAGGGCGTGACGGAAGAAACCACGACCGGCGTGCACCGTCTGTATCAGATGGAAAAAGAAGGCCGTCTGCCGTTCCCGGCGATCAACGTCAACGACTCGGTCACCAAGTCGAAGTTCGACAATCTGTATGGCTGCCGTGAGTCGCTGGTCGACGGCATCAAGCGCGCGACCGACGTGATGATCGCGGGCAAGATCGCCGTGGTCGCCGGTTACGGCGACGTGGGCAAGGGCTGCGCGCAATCGCTGCGCGGTCTGGGCGCGACCGTGTGGGTCACCGAAATCGATCCGATCTGCGCACTGCAGGCGGCGATGGAAGGCTATCGTGTCGTGACCATGGAATACGCGGCGGACAAGGCCGACATCTTCGTGACGGCAACCGGCAACTACCACGTGATCGGCCACGACCACATGAAGGCGATGCGTCACAACGCGATCGTCTGCAACATCGGGCACTTCGATTCGGAAATCGACGTTGCGTCGACCCGCCAGTACCAGTGGGACAACATCAAGCCGCAAGTCGACCACATCATTTTCCCGGACGGCAAGCGCGTGATCCTGCTGGCTGAAGGCCGCCTCGTGAACCTGGGTTGCGCGACGGGCCACCCGTCGTTCGTGATGTCGAACTCGTTCACGAACCAGACGCTCGCGCAGATCGAACTGTTCACGCAAGGCGAGAAGTACGAGAACAAGGTGTACGTGCTGCCGAAGCATCTGGACGAGAAAGTCGCACGCCTGCATCTGGCGCGCATCGGCGCGAACCTGACCGTGCTGTCGGACGATCAGGCCGGCTACATCGGCGTCGACAAGAATGGTCCGTTCAAGCCGAACCACTACCGCTATTAA
- a CDS encoding ABC transporter substrate-binding protein, producing MTVPKLLFAVRQTCLPVLSACTVLSAALLPAVADAAKLPDKTLVFCSEGSPAGFDSAQYTTSVEFSAASYTVYNRLIEFAHGSTDIEPGLAEKWDVSPDGLTYTFHLRHGVKFQTTSFFKPTREFNADDVVFTYQRMLDPEQPFRKAYSVPFPYFTDLGLAKNIAKVEAVDPYTVKFTLKEVDAPFLQQIAMPFASIISAEYGDQLLKAGKASDINQYPVGTGPFIFRSYTKDDTIRFDGNPDYWKPGVVKVGKLIFAITVDPAVRLQKLKRGECQVMSYPRPADIPQAKADASLVVPNQVGFNLGFIAYNTTKKPLDNVLVRRALDMSINKKAIIESVYQGAGQAATNPMPPTQWGYDKNLKDAPYDTEKAKALLKQAGYPDGFDLTLWAMPVQRPYNPNARLMAEMLQSDWAKIGVKVKITTYEWGEYIRRGHAGEHEAMLIGWTGDYGDPDNWLGVLLGCDAVNGSNFSKWCYKPYDDLIKKGRGTTDLAERTKAYTEAQEIFKDQVPFTPIAHSTVYQPISKDVTGFKVDPFGPTQFMNVGLK from the coding sequence ATGACGGTACCCAAGTTGCTGTTTGCAGTTCGCCAAACCTGCCTTCCAGTGCTGAGCGCCTGTACGGTTCTGAGCGCCGCGCTGCTGCCCGCCGTCGCCGACGCGGCCAAGTTGCCCGACAAGACGCTCGTGTTCTGCTCCGAGGGCAGTCCGGCGGGCTTCGACAGTGCGCAATACACCACCAGCGTCGAGTTCAGCGCGGCGTCGTACACGGTCTACAACCGGCTGATCGAGTTCGCGCACGGCAGCACGGATATCGAACCGGGCCTCGCCGAAAAATGGGATGTATCGCCTGACGGGCTCACCTATACGTTTCATTTGCGCCACGGCGTGAAGTTCCAGACCACGTCGTTCTTCAAGCCGACGCGCGAATTCAACGCCGACGACGTCGTCTTCACCTATCAGCGCATGCTCGATCCCGAGCAGCCGTTCCGCAAAGCGTACTCGGTGCCGTTCCCGTATTTCACCGATCTCGGCCTCGCCAAGAACATCGCGAAGGTCGAAGCGGTCGATCCGTACACCGTGAAATTCACGCTGAAAGAAGTCGATGCGCCGTTTTTACAGCAGATCGCCATGCCGTTCGCGTCGATTATCTCGGCTGAGTACGGCGATCAGTTATTGAAAGCGGGTAAGGCGTCGGATATCAATCAATATCCGGTCGGCACGGGTCCGTTTATTTTCCGAAGCTATACGAAAGACGACACGATTCGCTTCGACGGTAATCCGGATTACTGGAAGCCGGGTGTCGTCAAAGTCGGCAAACTGATATTTGCGATTACCGTCGATCCGGCCGTGCGTCTGCAGAAACTGAAGCGCGGCGAATGCCAGGTCATGTCGTATCCGCGTCCCGCTGATATTCCGCAAGCCAAAGCCGACGCGTCGCTCGTCGTCCCCAATCAGGTCGGTTTCAATCTCGGCTTTATTGCCTACAACACTACCAAGAAGCCGCTCGACAACGTGCTGGTGCGCCGCGCGCTCGATATGTCGATCAATAAGAAAGCGATTATCGAGTCGGTGTATCAGGGTGCCGGACAAGCGGCGACCAACCCCATGCCGCCGACCCAGTGGGGCTATGACAAGAATCTGAAGGATGCTCCATACGACACGGAAAAAGCCAAGGCACTGTTGAAACAGGCAGGTTATCCGGACGGCTTCGATTTGACGCTCTGGGCGATGCCGGTTCAACGGCCCTATAACCCGAATGCGCGGCTGATGGCGGAAATGCTGCAATCCGATTGGGCGAAGATCGGCGTGAAGGTGAAGATCACCACTTACGAGTGGGGTGAATATATTCGCCGCGGCCATGCTGGCGAGCATGAAGCCATGCTGATCGGCTGGACGGGCGATTACGGCGATCCGGATAACTGGCTCGGCGTGCTGCTCGGGTGCGACGCGGTGAACGGCAGTAACTTTTCCAAATGGTGCTACAAACCGTATGACGACCTGATCAAAAAGGGGCGCGGCACGACGGATCTGGCGGAGCGCACCAAGGCTTACACCGAAGCTCAGGAAATTTTCAAGGATCAAGTCCCGTTCACGCCGATCGCTCACTCGACGGTCTATCAGCCGATCAGCAAAGATGTTACCGGCTTCAAGGTAGACCCGTTCGGCCCGACGCAATTCATGAACGTGGGCCTGAAGTAA
- a CDS encoding ABC transporter substrate-binding protein, with translation MKQNNLLRAARVTTLVAAAAASMVGASVARAEIPNKTLVYCSEGSPAGFDPAQYTTGTDFTANTFTVYNRLVEFERGGTKVEPGLAEKWDVSADGKTYTFHLRHGVKFQTTSFFKPTREFNADDVVFTFQRMLDPNSAFHKAYPVQFPYFTDMGLDKLITGVEKVDPYTVKFTLKEVNAPFIQNLAMEYASILSSEYGDQLMKAGKAADINQFPVGTGPFIFKSYTKDATIRFDGNPDYWKPNTVKISKLIFSITPDAGVRVQKIKRDECQVMSYPRPADIAPLKAEANIAMPSQPGFNLGYLAYNVSHKPVDKVEVRQALDMAINKKAIIDSVYQGAGQAATNPMPPTQWSYDKNLKGAAYDTDKAKALLAKAGYPNGFDITLWAMPVQRAYNPNARLMAEMIQADWAKIGVKAKIVTYEWGEYIKRAHAGEDDTMLIGWTGDNGDPDNWLGTLLGCEAVNGNNFSKWCYKPFDDLIQKGRVTSDQGARTTAYMQAQQIFAQQLPFSPIAHSTVYQPVSKKVVDMRIEPLGYARFDGVSIK, from the coding sequence ATGAAGCAAAACAATCTGTTGCGCGCCGCGCGTGTTACGACGCTCGTCGCAGCTGCAGCGGCATCGATGGTGGGCGCAAGTGTCGCGCGCGCCGAGATTCCGAATAAAACCCTGGTCTACTGCTCAGAAGGCAGCCCTGCGGGTTTTGATCCTGCCCAATACACCACGGGCACCGATTTCACGGCCAATACGTTCACCGTCTACAACCGTCTCGTCGAATTCGAACGCGGCGGCACCAAGGTCGAACCGGGCCTTGCGGAAAAGTGGGATGTGTCCGCGGACGGCAAGACGTACACGTTCCATCTGCGTCATGGCGTGAAGTTCCAGACCACCTCGTTCTTCAAGCCGACGCGCGAATTCAACGCGGACGACGTCGTGTTCACGTTCCAGCGCATGCTGGACCCGAACTCGGCCTTTCATAAGGCTTACCCGGTCCAGTTCCCGTACTTCACGGACATGGGCCTCGACAAGCTGATCACCGGCGTCGAAAAGGTCGATCCGTACACGGTCAAGTTCACGCTGAAGGAAGTCAACGCGCCGTTCATCCAGAATCTGGCAATGGAATACGCGTCGATCCTGTCGAGCGAATACGGCGACCAGTTGATGAAAGCCGGCAAGGCCGCCGACATCAACCAGTTCCCGGTCGGCACGGGCCCGTTCATTTTCAAGAGCTACACGAAAGATGCAACGATCCGCTTCGACGGCAATCCGGATTACTGGAAGCCGAACACGGTGAAGATCTCGAAGCTGATCTTCTCGATCACGCCGGACGCCGGCGTGCGCGTGCAGAAGATCAAGCGCGACGAATGCCAGGTGATGAGCTATCCGCGTCCGGCCGATATCGCGCCGCTGAAGGCTGAAGCGAACATCGCAATGCCGTCGCAACCGGGCTTCAACCTCGGCTACCTCGCGTACAACGTGTCGCACAAGCCGGTCGACAAGGTCGAAGTGCGTCAGGCGCTCGACATGGCGATCAACAAGAAGGCGATCATCGACTCCGTGTACCAGGGCGCAGGCCAGGCCGCCACGAATCCGATGCCGCCGACCCAATGGTCGTACGACAAGAACCTGAAGGGCGCGGCCTACGATACGGACAAGGCCAAGGCGCTGCTGGCCAAGGCTGGCTATCCGAACGGCTTTGACATCACGCTGTGGGCGATGCCGGTGCAACGCGCCTACAACCCGAACGCCCGCCTGATGGCGGAAATGATCCAGGCCGATTGGGCCAAGATCGGCGTGAAGGCGAAGATCGTCACGTATGAGTGGGGCGAGTACATCAAGCGCGCTCACGCAGGTGAGGACGACACGATGCTGATCGGCTGGACCGGCGACAACGGCGATCCGGACAATTGGCTCGGCACGCTGCTCGGCTGCGAAGCGGTGAACGGCAACAACTTCTCGAAGTGGTGCTACAAGCCGTTCGACGACCTGATCCAGAAGGGCCGCGTCACGTCCGATCAGGGCGCGCGCACGACGGCTTACATGCAGGCGCAGCAGATCTTCGCGCAGCAACTGCCGTTCTCGCCGATCGCTCACTCCACGGTCTACCAGCCTGTCAGCAAGAAGGTGGTGGATATGCGTATCGAACCGCTCGGCTATGCGCGTTTCGACGGCGTCAGCATCAAGTAA
- a CDS encoding ABC transporter permease subunit yields the protein MADIQNAVPQSVTPPSGRAIAAREFWANFSRNRGAVSAGVIVLVLIFIAIFAPLIAPHSPIEQYRDFVKIPPAWLEGGNWKFILGTDEAGRDILSRLMYGARLSFWIGFVSVVLALIPGVVLGLIAAFFEKWADTPIMRIMDVLLALPSLLLAVAVVAIIGPGLVNTMLAIAIVALPGYVRLTRASAQGELQKEYVTASRVAGAGTMRLMFSQVLPNCTAPLIVQATLGFSSAILDAAALGFLGLGVQPPSAEWGAMLASARDYIDSAWWIVTMPGLSILISVLAINLLGDGLRDALDPKLKRMA from the coding sequence ATGGCAGACATTCAAAACGCAGTCCCCCAGTCGGTCACTCCCCCGAGTGGCCGCGCTATCGCCGCCCGTGAATTCTGGGCGAATTTCTCACGCAACCGTGGCGCGGTCAGCGCCGGCGTCATCGTGCTCGTGCTGATCTTCATCGCGATCTTCGCGCCGTTGATCGCGCCGCACAGTCCGATCGAACAGTACCGCGACTTCGTGAAGATTCCGCCCGCCTGGCTCGAGGGCGGCAACTGGAAGTTCATTCTCGGCACCGACGAAGCGGGCCGCGACATCCTCTCGCGTCTGATGTACGGCGCGCGGCTGTCGTTCTGGATCGGCTTCGTCTCGGTGGTGCTCGCGCTGATTCCGGGCGTCGTGCTCGGTCTGATCGCGGCTTTCTTCGAGAAGTGGGCGGACACGCCGATCATGCGCATCATGGACGTGCTGCTCGCGCTGCCGTCGCTGCTGCTCGCCGTCGCTGTCGTGGCGATCATCGGTCCGGGCCTCGTCAATACAATGCTCGCGATCGCGATCGTCGCGCTGCCGGGCTATGTGCGTTTGACGCGTGCATCGGCGCAGGGCGAGTTGCAGAAGGAGTACGTGACGGCTTCGCGCGTGGCGGGGGCCGGCACCATGCGCCTGATGTTCTCGCAAGTGCTGCCGAACTGCACCGCGCCGTTGATCGTGCAGGCCACCTTGGGCTTTTCGTCGGCGATTCTCGATGCCGCCGCACTCGGCTTTCTCGGCCTCGGCGTGCAACCGCCGTCGGCGGAGTGGGGCGCGATGCTGGCCTCGGCGCGCGATTACATCGACAGCGCCTGGTGGATCGTCACCATGCCGGGCTTGTCCATCCTGATCTCGGTGCTTGCCATCAATCTGCTCGGCGACGGGCTGCGCGACGCACTCGATCCCAAACTGAAAAGGATGGCCTAA
- a CDS encoding glycosyltransferase family 2 protein, whose product MTPISIIIPCYNGAATLARALQSCRIQPEATQIVVVDDGSIDASADIVAECGRLDARVGLLRMPYNGGAARARNWGAMHASHDLIAFLDADDEYLPGALAAASAFLARNPKEVSVRLDVEYADFPRELTAHPDFATHAATLSNTVPSGLFIRRAAYLALGGFPMDDAFRRIGGEDGAFSWALRDIFGNPRLSDAKRVRMHYHTGIHAERYFRVALGLQIPDPADVAEAFRVSRQFLDTARTGIAQLRAANLTAEATAS is encoded by the coding sequence ATGACACCCATTTCCATCATCATTCCCTGCTACAACGGCGCGGCGACGCTCGCGCGCGCTCTGCAAAGTTGCCGGATCCAGCCTGAAGCCACGCAGATCGTCGTGGTGGACGACGGCTCGATCGATGCCTCCGCGGACATCGTGGCCGAATGCGGCCGCCTCGACGCGCGCGTGGGTCTGCTGCGGATGCCGTACAACGGCGGCGCGGCGCGAGCGCGCAACTGGGGCGCGATGCATGCGTCGCACGACCTGATCGCCTTCCTCGACGCCGACGACGAATATCTGCCCGGCGCCCTCGCCGCCGCGAGCGCATTCCTCGCGCGAAACCCGAAGGAAGTGTCCGTGCGGCTCGACGTCGAGTACGCGGATTTTCCGCGCGAGCTCACGGCTCACCCTGACTTCGCCACGCATGCTGCAACGCTCAGCAATACGGTGCCCAGCGGCCTGTTCATTCGCCGGGCGGCTTATCTCGCGCTCGGCGGCTTTCCGATGGACGACGCGTTTCGCCGTATCGGCGGCGAAGACGGCGCGTTTTCGTGGGCGCTGCGCGATATCTTCGGCAACCCGCGGCTCAGTGATGCGAAGCGCGTGCGCATGCATTACCACACGGGCATTCACGCCGAACGCTACTTCCGCGTTGCACTCGGACTGCAGATTCCGGATCCCGCCGATGTCGCCGAAGCGTTCCGCGTGTCGAGGCAGTTTCTCGACACCGCGCGCACCGGCATCGCACAATTGCGCGCGGCGAATTTGACGGCCGAGGCCACCGCGTCCTAG
- a CDS encoding phage holin family protein gives MTLLLTWLINALALLIITYLVPSIHIRSFGTALIVAVVLGLINTVLRPVLILLTLPVTILTLGLFILVVNALCFWLCASLLKGFEVSGFWSAFIGSILYSIVSWLLSALIFGNRSLG, from the coding sequence ATGACCTTGCTGCTGACCTGGCTGATCAATGCGCTTGCGCTCCTGATCATCACCTACCTCGTTCCGTCGATTCATATCCGCAGTTTCGGCACCGCATTGATCGTCGCGGTGGTGCTCGGGTTGATCAACACGGTCCTGCGGCCGGTGCTGATCCTGCTGACGCTGCCCGTCACGATCCTCACGCTCGGACTCTTCATTCTGGTGGTCAATGCGCTGTGCTTCTGGCTGTGCGCGTCGCTGCTGAAGGGCTTCGAAGTGTCGGGTTTCTGGTCGGCGTTCATCGGCTCGATTCTGTACAGCATCGTTTCCTGGCTGCTGTCCGCGCTTATTTTCGGCAACCGCAGTCTCGGTTGA
- a CDS encoding LysR family transcriptional regulator, whose protein sequence is MELRALRYFVEVVRQQSFTVAAEQMFVTQPTISKMVKSLEDEIGSPLLLRDGRQMVLTDAGRIVYQRGQDVLAAHAQLQAELNDLDTLGRGQLTIGIPPMGGSLFTPAIAAFRQRYPKIELKLFEQGSRAIETALINGELELGGVLQPVDPENIDVLPMTRQLLWLVARTGSSWDDLHEVPLAQLANEPFVFYGESLALNDVVLNACRTAGFAPTIVGRSGHWDFMAALVLAGVGIALLPAPYCRRLDPAQFTCRPVVEPEIPWEMAIGWRRNGYLSHAARAWLEVAREALPGQAADDFMLGPGIGVTGITTPFPARPAE, encoded by the coding sequence GTGGAACTACGTGCGCTGCGGTATTTCGTCGAAGTGGTGCGTCAGCAGAGTTTCACCGTCGCGGCCGAGCAGATGTTCGTCACGCAGCCGACCATCAGCAAAATGGTCAAGTCGCTGGAAGACGAAATCGGCTCTCCGCTGCTGCTGCGCGACGGGCGCCAGATGGTGCTGACCGATGCCGGCCGGATCGTCTACCAACGCGGCCAGGACGTGCTGGCCGCGCACGCGCAATTGCAGGCGGAACTGAACGATCTCGACACGCTCGGCCGCGGTCAACTCACCATTGGGATTCCGCCCATGGGCGGCTCGCTCTTCACGCCGGCCATCGCCGCGTTCCGCCAGCGCTATCCGAAAATCGAACTCAAGCTGTTCGAGCAGGGCTCACGTGCCATCGAGACGGCGCTGATCAACGGCGAACTGGAATTAGGCGGCGTGCTGCAGCCGGTCGACCCGGAAAATATCGATGTGCTGCCCATGACGCGTCAGTTGCTGTGGCTCGTCGCGCGCACGGGCTCGAGTTGGGACGATCTGCACGAGGTGCCGCTCGCACAACTCGCCAACGAGCCGTTCGTCTTCTACGGCGAAAGTCTCGCTCTTAATGATGTCGTCCTGAACGCGTGCCGCACCGCCGGCTTTGCGCCGACCATCGTCGGGCGCAGCGGGCATTGGGATTTCATGGCGGCGCTGGTGCTAGCCGGTGTCGGCATCGCCCTGTTACCGGCGCCGTATTGCCGGCGGCTCGACCCTGCGCAGTTCACCTGCCGGCCGGTGGTGGAACCGGAGATTCCGTGGGAAATGGCGATCGGCTGGCGCCGCAATGGTTATCTGTCGCACGCCGCGCGCGCCTGGCTCGAAGTCGCGCGCGAGGCGCTGCCGGGCCAGGCCGCCGACGATTTCATGCTCGGGCCGGGCATCGGCGTGACGGGTATCACGACACCGTTTCCGGCGCGGCCCGCCGAATAA
- the metF gene encoding methylenetetrahydrofolate reductase [NAD(P)H], with product MNPIELSFEFFPPKTQEGVDKLRATRAQLVTLKPKFMSVTFGAGGSTQQGTLDTVVEMAKEGLEAAPHVSCIGSSKESLRAILTEYRAHGIRHIVALRGDLPSGMGEVGELRYASELVSFIRAEFGDWFWIEVAGYPEYHPQSRSPRHDLDNFARKVKAGANSAITQYFFNADAYFRFVDDARKLGVDVPIVPGIMPITNFSQLMRFSEMCGAEVPRWIARRLESFGDDRESIRAFGLDVVTDLCGRLIDVKVPGLHFYTLNGAAATKAICERLAV from the coding sequence ATGAACCCGATCGAACTATCATTCGAATTCTTCCCGCCGAAAACGCAGGAAGGCGTCGACAAGCTGCGCGCCACGCGCGCACAACTTGTCACGCTCAAGCCCAAGTTCATGTCCGTCACGTTCGGCGCCGGCGGCTCGACGCAACAGGGCACGCTCGATACCGTCGTCGAAATGGCGAAGGAAGGGCTCGAGGCGGCGCCGCACGTGTCGTGCATCGGCTCGTCGAAAGAGAGCCTGCGCGCGATTCTCACCGAATACCGCGCGCATGGCATCCGCCATATCGTCGCGCTGCGCGGCGATCTGCCGTCCGGCATGGGCGAGGTCGGCGAGTTGCGTTACGCGTCGGAACTGGTGAGCTTTATCCGCGCCGAATTCGGCGACTGGTTCTGGATCGAGGTGGCCGGCTATCCGGAATACCATCCGCAGTCGCGCTCGCCGCGTCACGATCTGGACAACTTCGCCCGCAAGGTGAAGGCCGGCGCCAATTCGGCGATTACGCAGTACTTCTTCAACGCGGACGCGTACTTCCGTTTCGTCGACGACGCACGGAAACTCGGCGTCGATGTGCCGATCGTGCCGGGCATCATGCCGATCACGAACTTCTCGCAACTGATGCGTTTCTCGGAGATGTGCGGCGCTGAAGTGCCACGCTGGATCGCTCGGCGGCTGGAAAGCTTCGGCGACGACCGTGAGTCGATTCGCGCGTTCGGGCTGGATGTGGTGACGGACCTGTGCGGGCGTCTGATCGACGTCAAAGTGCCGGGCCTGCACTTCTACACGCTGAACGGTGCGGCGGCGACGAAAGCGATCTGCGAACGGCTGGCCGTTTAA